The following coding sequences are from one Nicotiana tabacum cultivar K326 chromosome 1, ASM71507v2, whole genome shotgun sequence window:
- the LOC107771079 gene encoding uncharacterized protein LOC107771079, with the protein MIAAENSPTTTGATGTTTVDGGGNDGLVLSTTETIHSFLAGALSDVELSDDLRELASSLCDHPTLPYKHLRSIWICSNSSTRPDLMVMLFGSNFVFSSPKPREKSEELKARLRKLEEASERKAYDELVKDITPKKVVDEPFSSYKDQMGFGLHVTLMMFTGYLVGYYAFRALFSHSPAMSAAGGILGLVGGMLVETLLFIIRTSSQDRKPTKKSTSFFRSRKRISRLHHKKLFLSNFLRGVNLSFLFLIVYLFLRMTFYVVKIRVTSHAHKVFFPLPL; encoded by the exons ATGATCGCCGCAGAAAACAGCCCCACCACAACCGGCGCCACCGGGACAACCACCGTAGACGGCGGCGGAAACGACGGCCTTGTTCTTTCAACCACCGAGACCATACATTCGTTTCTTGCCGGAGCTTTGTCGGACGTCGAACTCTCCGATGACCTTAGAGAACTCGCATCCTCCCTATGCGATCATCCCACATTACCATACAAGCATCTGAGGTCGATTTGGATCTGTTCTAACTCATCAACACGACCCGATCTAATGGTCATGTTATTCGGATCCAATTTCGTGTTTTCCAGCCCAAAGCCTAGAGAGAAAAGCGAAGAACTCAAAGCTCGGTTGAGGAAACTGGAGGAAGCTTCGGAGAGAAAAGCGTATGATGAATTGGTGAAAGATATTACTCCTAAGAAAGTTGTCGATGAACCCTTTTCTTCTTACAAAGATCAAATGGGCTTTG GTTTACATGTCACTCTAATGATGTTCACTGGCTATCTGGTGGGATATTATGCATTCAGGGCATTATTTAGTCACAGTCCAGCAATG AGTGCTGCCGGAGGCATTCTTGGATTGGTTGGTGGCATGCTTGTTGAGACACTTCTCTTTATTATTAGAACTTCGAGTCAAGATAGAAAACCTACTAAAAAATCCACTTCTTTCTTTCGAAGCAGAAAAAGAATCAGTAGGCTTCATCACAAGAAGTTGTTCCTTTCTAACTTTCTGAGAGGAGtaaatctttcttttcttttcttgatagTTTATTTATTTCTCCGCATGACTTTTTATGTTGTAAAAATCAGAGTGACAAGCCATGCCCATAAAGTATTCTTCCCCCTTCCTCTTTAA